The DNA sequence CGAACTCTGGCTCGACCCACCACTAGCTTTGTGACCTAGAGCAAGATGCTTCTGTCCCCATGGATCTCAGCTTCCAGCTTAGATTAGCTCTGGTATAAGGGCTCTTAATAAACGACACCCACTCCGGGACAGAAATGGAGCATCTTAAGAGAAGTTGGGGGCGGGATGGTATAATGACTGGAGTGATATATTGGTCACCTGGACCCAGGCAAGCCTACATACACCCCTCTATACAAAGCGTAATCATCTCTGGGGAGGAGCCTTCAGATACCTTCTAATAATCCTCAGGTTTTCAAAGACGCTTATGGGGATCACCCGAATAGCTTGTTAACAAATACAGACCCTCCAGTCTGGGACGGATCCCGGGAAACTGTATGTTTAATAGTAGTTTAGTTAACAGTGATTTAGTTAATAGATTCGAGGGCAAAGGGGTAGCATTAGCAGGCCACACTTCGCGGGACACTATCATGACTTTTAAAGGAgcaactgaggctcacagagttGCACCTGGACAAAGTCTCCCGACGAATCAGACTTCAAACCATGGTCTACTACTTCCAGTTTCGATCTCCCTGCTCCAAACCTAAACGGGAGCTGAAGGGTCAAGAGCGACCCTGATGTCCAGTCACCAACCACCTGGACCTCAAGTCCTGGACGCTGGGTCCCTCCCCCCAAATTGGTACCCACCCCCCACCGTGGGACCCGCCCCAGTGCGGCCCTCTCGACATACAGACTACGTTAGGCCACGCCGCTGGGTCTCGCGGCTGTTGATACGCCTGGATTTGAGCTGGCTACACACCTCCCCATCCGGGTACCCAGAACGCCGTCTCGGAGAAGCCACCGCAGGCTGGAGCCCTATCCATGCTGTGACTTTCAGGAAGACTGTCCGTTCAGAGCCCTCGGGGAGCAACCCTAGACACAACACACACTTTCCCACCCGTGGGCCTGCAGGCATAGTGGGCGTGGCGTTCATGTCCTCCCTCACCCGCCCGTTGGGGCTTCCGAGGTGGAACGCAGCGGCTCTAGGAACCCTGGAGCTGGGTGACGGGATCTGCCCGAGCCCTTGCTCAGCTGCGCCGATCCCGGAAGCGGGGCGTCGGAAGGAGCTCATCGCGGCCCACGCACGTCCGGGAAACGAGCCCGCGGCAATCTCTTTAGTCGAGTGAGGTAACGCTTCAGGCAAGTATGAGGAACACACTCGAGACCCCCCCTTTCCCCGTGTGCAATTGGAAAAATAGGCCTGGGGAGAGGCGACCTCGCCTGTGTCAACGATACTGTGCGACACTGAGGGAAACTGCACCCCTGACTTCGGGCCTCTCGAGGCAGCACTCTGGTGGACAGAGCCGTCTCTGGAGTGCGAAGGACTTGGGTCTTGCCTGGGACAGTTCCTAgttggtgaccttgggcaagttactttccTCTCGgagtctccttttcttctctgcttgtCCCTGAAGATGTGGCACCACCTAGCAGGTGTTCAGTAAAGGCTAGTTTGAACCAAGCTTGGTCTCTGTGAAAGGAAAGGAGACCACTGATTTAAAATCTTCAGTTAAATTTgtgataaatataaaattaacaaaaattgtCAGTTTTTAGGTGGCATTTTTGGCTAATGTTTAGAATTACGGGTtaaatggtgggggaggggatttccagcatataaatcaatgacaGTACGTGCAAAATGTCCGAAGCAAAGCTCCCAAGCAAAGGCAGTCTCCTCCCCTTGGTAGTATTGTTAAGAGCGTGCAACATTGAGTCCCTCTGTGTTGAGCTGGCTTCTAGGTCCTTGACATTCATTGACTGATGCACTGCTTGCCATGGAGCTGAtgttattttccccatttcaaggatgaggaaactgaaactcagaaataatgactttcccaaagtcacacctGCTGGGTTAAGTAGATCTGTCTAACCCCCAAGCCTGGGCCCTGATCCACACTGGCCCATTTATTAATAGGGACTGAGCTATGGGTTCAGATCACTTCAGCCAAAGATGTGAAGAAAACATCACTGGCCAAGATGAGAAGAATGAAATAGATGGGTGAGGGGCTAAAATGGAGTCAAGGAGGTAACAGAGCAAGAGCATGCCCTTTCTCAGGCAACAGGTCAGAGAAGGGTGAGTCATACAAGGCTCAGCTACTCTCCCGGTTCTCCTTCCCTATTCCAGGGTGACAGCCACATCTGAGGACCAGAGCCATGTTGAGGAGCCAGAGCCTGTGACTTCTCCATCTACACCCAGCTGGGGCCAGTCACCATCCTCAGCAGCTGACATCACAAGAAGGACTTGGGGACCTTGAGGAGTGCTCAAGGGATCCTTGGGACAGAATGCTGAGGGCCCTCCTGTCTGGCCTAGGGTGGAGGGGAGGCATTTGGGGCTGCACCTTCACCTCATGGCGGCCTCATCTGCCTCTGGCTAGGTTGTTGAATGTCACAGAGCTGGTCAACCACTGGACAGCAGTCTTTGAGAAAAGGGGTATCCCTGAGGCCCGGGAATCCAGTGAGTACATCGTGGCTCATGTCCTTGGAGCCAAAACAGTTAAGTGCAGTGTTGTCAAGAGGACAGGAAGTAGGAGGAGGGAGGACCCTGGGGAAGAGACATCTAGGCTTTTTCACTCCAATGACAGTGCTGAGCTGAGGATGATGGGGTTTTTCTGAAGGAGTGTCTTGGGCAGatacttattcattcatccaagaAACTTacagtgtgtgccaggcactaggggTTCAGGGATGACCAAGGTGGCTAGTGTTGGACCCACTGGCATTGTCCACAAAAGAAACCTGGATCAGGGGAGCCAGCCACTCACATTCTCTGTGGGGCAGTTTCAGAGCCTGAGGCCAGAACTTTGGACCCAGCCCCTGACACCTTGGCAGCTACAGTATATCCAGGAGCTGAGTAGCTACCGATTGCAAAGGTGAGCACCCATGAGCCAAACTTGAGGGCTCTGTGTAGGGAGCAGGGTCCAGCTCCCTTCGGCCCCACCAAGTCCAtggtcagggaggaagaaagagtccAAGGACTAAGGAGGTGATGGGATGAGGGAGTGACAAGAGAGGGGTCATGGTAGTAaataggaagaagggagggagggaaggccttGGCTAGGAGTTCTTGGGCACAGGAGACATGACTCTACCCAATACCTTTGGCCACAGTATCCCTCAACCCAGACATAGTCCTGTTGGTCCAGGCTCTGGCATTGATGATACCCTTCTGCCCCCTCTGCAGGATGCCTGTGCAGTACATCCTTGGTGAGTGGGACTTTCAGGGGCTCAGTCTGAAGATGGTGCCCCCAGTATTCATCCCTCGGCCGGAAACAGAGGTTAGTGTGCCTCCAGGACAGGGCAGGATGGGAATGAAGGGGGTTTAAGGCACCTGTCTTGTCCCAGACTTCCTCCAGGGGGCGCTGGGGCCCCATGGCTGCTATCTTTTAGAGGCAGTGCCCTTCCTGGCTGGCTGGGTAGGTGGGGCCAAGAGGAAAGACGTCTCCTGCTGGCCTCCTTGACTGTCCTCATATCTCAAGCTACTGTCCCAGTCCCTAGGCTGGCAGTGGCTCAGGGTGCCCCAGTTAGTGCTGCCCACCAAGTGCTCAGCCTGTTCTTGTCATTTCCCCAGGAGCTGTCCAGTGGGCCCCTGGCCTACCCAGCCCCGGGAAATAAGtgcccacctcttcctcaggagGCATGGACAAAGTGAAGAGGGCTCCAGCTGGACATCTGGAAAGCTGATACAGCTTTGTGACCTCGAGTAGTCACTGCCCCCTCTGGGCCCAGATGATGAGAGGGTTGGGCCTCCAAACCAGGGAATTGTTGGGATCTTTTTACCTTTTACACCCACTATCTAGTCAAGTAATCTCCTGTGTCTCTCAAATTACTAGGATTGGAAAGTGTGTGGTCCCAGCATGCTATCTCTAGGTGAGGCACCCTGATCCTGGGAGAGATGCTTTCTGTGGCCCTTTCTGGGCTTCTTCCTGACCTtggaggtggcagagctgggagccaGTGAGAGCAGAGCAGGTAGAGGGATATGTGGGTGGGGCTGGTGGGCAAGCCAGAGGGCACCAGTTTCTGAGAAGGGATGTTTCTAGAAAGGCACACACATTCCTGGGAAAGATCAGGCCTCATCCACCTGCCCCAGCCAGGGACCCAGAGCCCCTCCTCACTTTCCGAGCCTCTCTTCCTCAGCCAAGAAACCCTCTGACCCCACCTGCTCCTGTACATCATGTGTTTGGGAGGCCAAGTCCTCACTGTACTGCCAGTGTCAGGGCAGAGACGGTAGGGAGTCTGAGACCTTGCTGAAGTCACAGGGCTGCCAAGGCAGGGAGCATGGGGGCAGCACTTGGACATCCTGACTTCTGGATCAGGGCCCCATACCTCACATGGGGCTGCCCCATCTCAGATTGGATGAGCTGGGATGAGTGCAGAGACCCAGAGCAGGATATGGCCTGCAACCTGCAGGTTTTTGGGAGGTCAGCCCGTGGCTCCCCCAAGCATATGACCTCTGGCCAGGAGGTCACTCAGTCTCTCCTGAGGCTGCCAAGAGTCAGGGCATGGGAGGGAAGCTACCCTGATGACCTTTGTGTCCCCTCAGAGCTGACCTGGCACCAACCATGTGTTTCAGGGTACTGAATGTTGGGTGTGGACTTCCGGCTCCCATGTGGGGGCCCCGCTTTCCTGGGTGGGTCTGGGCCAGGAGAACAGCTCTGCTGCAGGGggttgaggggaggagggaggctgcgGTTGGAGGCTAGATCCTTGCCTCACTGTACAGACATTTCTCAGAACTTGCCAGATTTGCCCCAGTGTGAAGCCGCATTGGGGGGGTGCTTTACCAGGAACTTGAGAGGACGTGGCCTGTggcagggagtggggagaatgaGTGCAGGGGAAGGACCAAGTTGCCTGCATTCTCTCCATCCATTGTAGGGTGGTTTCTGATGATGAGTGCAAAATTCTAAAATGCAAAGTTGTAGGTGGCATGTGGCCTGACGAGTTGGATTTTCCCTGAGGGTGGGAAGGTGCCTCAGTCCCTGGCTTGGCAGTGTGAGCCATTGTCACCCAGCTTGGTGAGGTGAGGCTCTGTGCCCTATCTGTGATTAGCTTGAGAGAGGCAATGccagtttcctggggctgcccgTCAGGAGTGTGATCCTAATGAAGGCGCTCATGGCACTCATGTCCTGCTGAGGCCTTGGGCTGACTTCTTGAGGGCTGTGGAGTCCTGTTGAGGCAGTGGCTCCAGGCAGAGCCAACAGCGGCCTGCTCTCTGCCTTCTTCccacctgcccctctgcccccaccccactgtgCTCTTCTCTTGTTCACCTGGATGTGGTGCCTTGGGCCTGTGACCAGCCTGGCTTTCAGCCTCCCCAAGGAACCTACCTACTTTAGGCTGAGGAGGTTCTTTACTAGGCAAGCAAGAGAGTTTCTGAACTTGCTGGGAGTGATCTCCACCCCTACCCACCCCCAGGTGATCCCATAGCCAAGATGATCCCCTCATGGTCTGGAATGTCAGAGAGAGACAAGAGGGCACTGATGACAGTGGGAGCCCAGTCTCAGCTTCACACCCTACCCAGGTAGTCATTCACATATATGATGTGTGCCTCTCAGATCGAGGTGTCTCTGTGAGGTGGCTGGCCAGTGTGGTTGGCTGAGGGGTCATTCTCCAGCCAGGGTAGATCTGTCTGTGGCCAGGAAACCAAGGGAAGCTCATGCTCCTGACAAGTCTCAGCTGTCCATTTGGCCACTCAGTATGTGACCTCACCACTGAGACCACAGACACTCGGCCACAGCCCTCGACTGCTCACTCTGTGCCGGTCCCAGTGCTGTGGGCCCAGCTCGCTGCTGGCATCCTAAGTCTCCATAGTGCCTGGTATAGGGCCAGTGGGAGTGAGTGATGGAAAGCCCTCTCTGACTGGAGACAGACTGTTTGGTGCAGAAGGGGCTTGGAATAGGAAGGGTTAGACCCACTGATCAAGTTCTACCTGCCTTGGACTTGCTACCTTTGGGGACAGGTGAGCTTTACTCCTGGTTGGCGTGCCTGGAAGGATGAAATACTTCTGGGGACTTAGCACTGAGGAGCTTATGTGGAAAATGGGTTTGAGTGATCTAGAGCCCTCTGCTCTGTTGGGCCCTAACTGTTGACATTGAGAGCTTGAGGGGACCTGGAGGTCTGAGACTCAGAGGGTAGCTTCCCGTGGCCACTGAACTGAGTGAGAGTTGGCCCAGCACTTGAGAAGTAGCCAAACCTAGAGGCCCCTCTGTGGGCCAAGCCCTGCTCATGTGGGACACACCGTGATGGGTTAGGTCCCTAGTCTTCCCATCATGGAGCCTTCAGTCTGGCGGGAGAGGCAGACCCCATCCTAGATGTTAGGCACATAGTGAAGAAAGACCCTGGTGGGGGTTGAGGAAGCCTTTCTGAAGAATGTAGACCTATTTCAGATGAGGGAAACGCTTACTTGCTGACCCCTCCCATCATTCCCTGAGTCAGCCCTGCCTGGAATCCCAGGAGTCCCCAGCCTCCCCAGAACCTCTCCTGCTCTATCCAAAGGGGCACCTTTGAGAAGGGACCACACTGCCCTTTCCCTGCTCCATGCCTGGCTACTTGGGCCCCTACTGTATTGCTGTTTAGAAACATTTTGGCCATTGGGCAGCATCTCtccaccctcacctccaccctATAATGGCTTCCATGCACAGTCTGCAGGTGGCAGATGGATAGGTGAGACTTGAAACTCTGTTGTTTGTAAACAGCGTCTGAAAGTATCCCTCTGCCACCAAGGCAGGTACGGTGCAGTTAGGCACCTCCCTCCATGTGCGCCCACTTACCCGCTGCCCTATGTATACCATAGCCCACTTCAGATATAGGACTCAGGTGGGACTGTGTCATTCCCCATCCCTCCATGGAGGGAATTCTCCATCCTTTCAGCCTAGGAGCTTCTCTGGGGAGGCTATGAGGAAGCTAGGGACACAATGACCCCTGATTCTTGGCCACCATGAGCTGCAGGCCAGGCTCCAGGCGGGGCCTTAACCTCTGGGCCTTACTTTCCTTATGGACTGGTTGTGAGGATCTAACAGATTAGTATAGGGGAAGCTCTGGAAGCAGGGCCAGGAGAGGAGGTGGCCAGGGACCATCTTAGCACTGCTTTGAGCACAAAACGAGAAGATATCTCTGAAGGGATTAGCGAGGGCTTACTGACCACTTACCATGTATCAAGCCTGAAATCAATGCTTCATGAATGTGGTTCTGTTTAAACTACCCCCATCCCCTGTGAGGTGGGTTATCCACAACTGTGCTCaagtttacagatggggaagtggAGGCACGGAGAGACAGTGACCCACCTATGGCCTCAGCTGACATGAAGTTCAGTCTGGCTTTAGCCACCTCCCTTCTATATTCACAAAGGGGCTAACCATGCTTCGGCTCTGTGCCAAGACCTGCAGGGGCTAGGTCAGCACCAGCTCTGATCCAGATCTCTCTACCTTGTAGGAACTGGTTGAATGGGTGCTGGAAGAGGTGACCCAAAGATCCCGTGTGGTGAGAGCCCAAGGTGGCCCCCTCATCCTGGAGGTGGGCTGTGGATCAGGAGCCATCTCCCTCAGCCTGCTGAGCAAGCTCCCCCAGGTGAGCCCCCTGtgcatccctcccccaccctgggtAGACTGTGACTGGCACTTACTGTCCTTCCTGCTGATGTCTCCCCAACCCATCTCTGCTAGAAGCCCTTGAGGGGGAATGACTGGAAGTAGGAGGAAGACAGAGCTCTTAGAGGTCACAGATTCCAGCTCCCATCCCCTTCTATCTGGCCTAACCCTGGCCACAGAGAGGAAAAAGCTATTGataatttccttcctcttctagTAGGGAATTGGAGGAGGGCTCTGGTCCCAAGGCCTGGCTTCTCCAAGCACCCTGCCTCCCATGTACCCTTTGTTCTTGGGGCAGAGCCAAGTCATTGCTGTGGACAAGGGAGAAGCTGCCATCTGCCTGGCCAATGAGAATGCTCACAGGTAGGTGGTCTTGGAGATAGAGGGTCAGGCTGGGGGAAGTCAGACTTAGGGGCCTGATCTGAACCCCTATGCAAGTATCAAACCCAGCACTGTCCACACCCAAGAAGGAGGAGGCAATTGGGGTGGCCTGGCATGGGTCCCACAGGGTTACAAATGAACAGTGGGAACCAGGTATATTGCTGATCCACGAAGGGTTTATTCTTCTAGTCAAGAGTAGGAGTCGACCCCACCATACTCACTTTTACTTTCCTATCTCTCCAGGCTTCAGTTGCAGGACAGGATTCGGATCATCCCCCTCGATGTGACCTTAGGTACCTTCCTCACCCATCTTCCCTGGGTGGGGATCCTGGGTACAGGTGCTGCTGGATGGATGAGGCACTCTGCAGTGGTAGAGGGAGGGCTTCCCCAGCCTTCCTCGCTCTCTCACACGcatgcgcacgtgcacacacacacacacacacacacacacacacacacacacacacgtggggTATCTCAGAC is a window from the Vicugna pacos chromosome 17, VicPac4, whole genome shotgun sequence genome containing:
- the HEMK1 gene encoding MTRF1L release factor glutamine methyltransferase isoform X3 → MLRALLSGLGWRGGIWGCTFTSWRPHLPLARLLNVTELVNHWTAVFEKRGIPEARESSEYIVAHVLGAKTFQSLRPELWTQPLTPWQLQYIQELSSYRLQRMPVQYILGEWDFQGLSLKMVPPVFIPRPETEELVEWVLEEVTQRSRVVRAQGGPLILEVGCGSGAISLSLLSKLPQSQVIAVDKGEAAICLANENAHRLQLQDRIRIIPLDVTLEDSWAHLLPWGPVDLIVSNPPYVFHRDMEQLAPEILSYEDPVALDGGEEGMDIISHILALAPRLLKDSGSIFLEVDPRHPELVGSWLQSRPDLFLDLVTVRRDFCGRPRFLHIQRSRPQRGCPADAWPVPQPPRVAG
- the HEMK1 gene encoding MTRF1L release factor glutamine methyltransferase isoform X1 — protein: MLRALLSGLGWRGGIWGCTFTSWRPHLPLARLLNVTELVNHWTAVFEKRGIPEARESSEYIVAHVLGAKTFQSLRPELWTQPLTPWQLQYIQELSSYRLQRMPVQYILGEWDFQGLSLKMVPPVFIPRPETEELVEWVLEEVTQRSRVVRAQGGPLILEVGCGSGAISLSLLSKLPQSQVIAVDKGEAAICLANENAHRLQLQDRIRIIPLDVTLEDSWAHLLPWGPVDLIVSNPPYVFHRDMEQLAPEILSYEDPVALDGGEEGMDIISHILALAPRLLKDSGSIFLEVDPRHPELVGSWLQSRPDLFLDLVTVRRDFCGSLGHSSTSDGFPDGLTLLASGSLLRKNLGKHELGRC
- the HEMK1 gene encoding MTRF1L release factor glutamine methyltransferase isoform X2 gives rise to the protein MLRALLSGLGWRGGIWGCTFTSWRPHLPLARLLNVTELVNHWTAVFEKRGIPEARESSEYIVAHVLGAKTFQSLRPELWTQPLTPWQLQYIQELSSYRLQRMPVQYILGEWDFQGLSLKMVPPVFIPRPETEELVEWVLEEVTQRSRVVRAQGGPLILEVGCGSGAISLSLLSKLPQSQVIAVDKGEAAICLANENAHRLQLQDRIRIIPLDVTLEDSWAHLLPWGPVDLIVSNPPYVFHRDMEQLAPEILSYEDPVALDGGEEGMDIISHILALAPRLLKDSGSIFLEVDPRHPELVGSWLQSRPDLFLDLVTVRRDFCGSLGHSSTSDGFPDGLTLLASGSLLRKNLGKHAGET
- the HEMK1 gene encoding MTRF1L release factor glutamine methyltransferase isoform X6 — translated: MSQSWSTTGQQSLRKGVSLRPGNPVSTSWLMSLEPKQMPVQYILGEWDFQGLSLKMVPPVFIPRPETEELVEWVLEEVTQRSRVVRAQGGPLILEVGCGSGAISLSLLSKLPQSQVIAVDKGEAAICLANENAHRLQLQDRIRIIPLDVTLEDSWAHLLPWGPVDLIVSNPPYVFHRDMEQLAPEILSYEDPVALDGGEEGMDIISHILALAPRLLKDSGSIFLEVDPRHPELVGSWLQSRPDLFLDLVTVRRDFCGSLGHSSTSDGFPDGLTLLASGSLLRKNLGKHELGRC
- the HEMK1 gene encoding MTRF1L release factor glutamine methyltransferase isoform X4, with product MSQSWSTTGQQSLRKGVSLRPGNPFQSLRPELWTQPLTPWQLQYIQELSSYRLQRMPVQYILGEWDFQGLSLKMVPPVFIPRPETEELVEWVLEEVTQRSRVVRAQGGPLILEVGCGSGAISLSLLSKLPQSQVIAVDKGEAAICLANENAHRLQLQDRIRIIPLDVTLEDSWAHLLPWGPVDLIVSNPPYVFHRDMEQLAPEILSYEDPVALDGGEEGMDIISHILALAPRLLKDSGSIFLEVDPRHPELVGSWLQSRPDLFLDLVTVRRDFCGSLGHSSTSDGFPDGLTLLASGSLLRKNLGKHELGRC
- the HEMK1 gene encoding MTRF1L release factor glutamine methyltransferase isoform X5; protein product: MSQSWSTTGQQSLRKGVSLRPGNPFQSLRPELWTQPLTPWQLQYIQELSSYRLQRMPVQYILGEWDFQGLSLKMVPPVFIPRPETEELVEWVLEEVTQRSRVVRAQGGPLILEVGCGSGAISLSLLSKLPQSQVIAVDKGEAAICLANENAHRLQLQDRIRIIPLDVTLEDSWAHLLPWGPVDLIVSNPPYVFHRDMEQLAPEILSYEDPVALDGGEEGMDIISHILALAPRLLKDSGSIFLEVDPRHPELVGSWLQSRPDLFLDLVTVRRDFCGRPRFLHIQRSRPQRGCPADAWPVPQPPRVAG